From Woronichinia naegeliana WA131, the proteins below share one genomic window:
- a CDS encoding sulfotransferase, with amino-acid sequence MSGLHQLLKDLQTRATYKYYQLRIDTQKNPCRIQFRESPYRILFVLSHMRSGSSLLTHILNSNPEIIGYGETHLNYESEKDFKALMFRVYWRLRDLNMNHTYLLDKVLHDHKFLNEDFLSSDKLYNIFLLREPKRTLESILDIKSHLTEEQAANYYINRLSHLEQYAKLINSKERSLLITYEQLLKKSDLVFAELQSFLKTQAGFSEKYQVLKTTGIRGIGDSSENIKAGKIIRKERQLDRQISPELTEKSIQAFNKSQSILSQYCRLIEF; translated from the coding sequence ATGTCAGGACTCCATCAATTACTAAAAGACTTACAGACTAGAGCGACTTATAAGTATTATCAACTGCGGATTGATACCCAGAAAAACCCCTGTCGAATCCAATTCAGGGAATCTCCCTATCGAATTCTTTTTGTTTTGAGTCATATGCGTTCTGGCTCTTCCCTCCTGACTCATATTCTCAATTCTAATCCTGAAATTATCGGCTATGGAGAAACCCATCTCAATTATGAATCGGAAAAAGATTTCAAAGCGTTAATGTTCAGGGTTTATTGGCGACTCCGTGACTTGAATATGAACCATACCTATCTCTTAGATAAAGTCTTACATGATCATAAATTTCTCAATGAGGATTTTCTTTCCTCAGATAAATTATATAATATTTTTCTTTTGCGAGAACCAAAAAGGACTCTGGAAAGTATTCTAGATATTAAATCTCATCTAACTGAGGAGCAAGCAGCTAATTATTATATCAATCGTCTCTCCCATCTTGAACAATATGCCAAACTTATTAATAGTAAAGAGCGTAGCCTGTTAATTACTTATGAGCAACTGCTCAAGAAAAGTGATTTAGTTTTTGCAGAATTACAAAGTTTCTTAAAAACTCAGGCAGGTTTCTCTGAAAAATATCAAGTTCTTAAAACAACGGGAATACGGGGGATTGGCGATTCATCAGAGAATATTAAAGCTGGTAAAATTATTAGAAAAGAAAGACAATTAGATCGCCAAATTTCTCCTGAATTAACGGAAAAATCGATCCAAGCCTTTAATAAAAGTCAAAGTATTTTATCTCAATATTGTCGATTAATTGAATTTTAG
- a CDS encoding glycosyltransferase family 39 protein: MLNQLRDRTFEKLNGWKFLIILLLTIGVFLRFAHLDEKVYSADEVRKILWLSGYSKQDFIEEVFTGDIVTAGELRKYQHPNSERTFADSMKVLKSNTEHVPLHHIVTRFGMQLLGGHPSARIVSICVSFLSFPCLYWLCIELFGSPLTGWIAIALTAISPFHILVSQNVSAYTLWTVTTLLSSAALLRALRVKHKSSSLIYFLALALGFYSHLFSFIVAFGQGIYVFVIEGFKLSKTFIYFLFASVLALLSFSPWIINFVNNLSRVDEGTSYYKQFKVSFIQLIIALYYNINKVFIDFFHRQGKLENLLHFFLFLLIIYSLYFLVRYTAKNVWLFVTMLIVLVPIAHIIANFITPSALHIQSRYYLPCFLGIQLAVAYLLASKIGSKSLQLWQRSLWSIILLIIFTMGITSGTIIMQTRTAGLDDQKGTASGQNLEIAPLINQAEKPLVISDTTHSFVLALSYLLKPEVCLQLFPKNDIQQWQQRLNLSEDTQDFSDVFLYFPNDDFLNFIKQDKNFYLESVQGKIYKIVKN; the protein is encoded by the coding sequence ATGCTTAATCAACTAAGAGACAGAACTTTCGAGAAACTGAACGGCTGGAAATTTTTAATTATTCTATTGTTAACAATAGGGGTATTTTTACGGTTTGCTCATCTCGATGAAAAAGTTTATAGTGCTGATGAAGTCAGAAAGATTTTATGGCTTTCTGGCTATAGTAAGCAAGACTTTATTGAAGAAGTTTTTACAGGAGATATCGTTACTGCTGGAGAGTTAAGAAAATACCAGCACCCTAACTCAGAACGTACTTTCGCTGACTCAATGAAAGTTCTAAAGAGTAATACTGAACACGTTCCCTTACATCATATAGTAACAAGGTTTGGGATGCAATTATTGGGAGGGCATCCATCAGCACGAATTGTCTCAATCTGCGTGAGTTTTTTGTCTTTTCCTTGTCTGTATTGGTTGTGTATTGAGTTATTTGGCTCTCCATTGACAGGATGGATAGCAATTGCTTTGACTGCAATTTCTCCATTCCATATCTTAGTTTCTCAAAATGTAAGTGCCTATACTTTGTGGACAGTAACCACCTTATTATCTAGTGCAGCGTTGCTGAGAGCATTAAGAGTAAAACATAAAAGTAGCTCGCTGATTTATTTTCTTGCTCTAGCTCTGGGATTTTATAGTCATTTATTTTCTTTTATAGTTGCTTTTGGGCAAGGTATTTATGTCTTTGTCATAGAAGGTTTTAAATTATCTAAAACTTTTATTTATTTCCTATTCGCATCTGTACTTGCTTTATTATCTTTTAGTCCTTGGATTATCAATTTTGTTAATAATTTATCTAGAGTCGATGAAGGCACAAGCTACTATAAGCAATTTAAAGTTAGTTTTATTCAGCTTATTATTGCTCTTTACTACAATATTAATAAGGTTTTTATTGACTTTTTTCATCGACAAGGAAAGCTAGAAAATTTACTCCATTTCTTCCTATTTTTGTTAATTATTTATTCACTGTATTTCTTGGTGCGTTATACTGCTAAAAATGTCTGGCTATTTGTCACAATGCTTATCGTCTTAGTTCCAATAGCTCACATTATAGCTAACTTTATTACTCCCTCAGCACTGCATATACAATCCAGATATTATCTCCCTTGTTTTTTAGGTATTCAATTAGCAGTTGCTTACCTCTTAGCTTCCAAAATAGGTTCAAAGTCGCTTCAATTATGGCAGCGCAGTCTTTGGTCTATCATCTTATTGATAATATTCACAATGGGAATTACCTCTGGAACAATTATAATGCAAACCAGAACAGCAGGTCTAGACGACCAGAAAGGAACAGCCAGTGGTCAGAATTTAGAGATCGCTCCTTTGATTAATCAAGCAGAGAAACCTTTGGTTATTAGTGATACAACTCACAGTTTTGTTTTAGCATTAAGTTATCTACTCAAACCTGAAGTTTGCCTTCAGCTATTCCCAAAGAATGATATCCAGCAGTGGCAACAAAGACTAAATTTATCTGAAGATACTCAAGATTTTAGTGATGTCTTTCTTTACTTTCCTAATGATGATTTTCTGAATTTTATCAAGCAAGATAAAAATTTTTACTTGGAATCAGTGCAGGGAAAAATCTATAAAATTGTCAAGAATTAG
- the urtD gene encoding urea ABC transporter ATP-binding protein UrtD yields MTAKILEIEDLTVNFDGFKALNQLNFSMDAGELRVIIGPNGAGKTTFLDVITGKVQPTQGRVLFKGKDIRKTPEYKIACLGIGRKFQTPRVYLNLTVSENLDLAVNRTKNVWSTLFNKASAAEHRSIVGLLETIGLTPKAKLPAALLSHGEKQRLEIGMLVAQSPDLLLVDEPVAGLTDEETENVGALLLELAESHSIVVIEHDMEFVRQIARKVTVLHQGLVLCEGTMDEVQNDARVIEVYLGHESSLSPHQLKLLRVIAAVADADGKILPIEMEIILDKLSQVFADNPQEQTKLREELKDYLLQGVDTNLEVMIAEITDPEERQLILSLSRQILGSHDTQDLEWTAYQTIVKALNVPLEVLTKLESELGTSYSA; encoded by the coding sequence ATGACAGCTAAGATCCTTGAGATTGAAGATTTAACCGTTAACTTTGATGGTTTTAAAGCCCTCAACCAGCTTAACTTTAGTATGGATGCTGGCGAACTACGGGTGATTATTGGCCCTAATGGAGCGGGAAAAACAACCTTTCTAGATGTTATTACCGGCAAAGTTCAGCCAACCCAAGGACGGGTACTTTTTAAAGGCAAAGATATCAGAAAAACACCCGAATATAAAATTGCCTGTCTAGGTATTGGCCGTAAGTTTCAGACACCGCGTGTCTATCTCAACTTAACCGTTAGTGAAAACTTAGATCTAGCTGTCAATCGAACCAAAAATGTTTGGTCAACCCTCTTTAATAAGGCTTCTGCTGCCGAGCATCGCAGTATTGTTGGTCTCTTAGAAACCATTGGATTAACACCAAAAGCAAAACTCCCCGCCGCCCTATTGTCTCACGGCGAAAAACAACGCTTAGAAATTGGCATGTTAGTGGCTCAATCCCCTGATCTGTTACTAGTAGATGAACCCGTAGCAGGATTAACTGATGAAGAAACCGAGAATGTGGGAGCCTTACTGCTAGAACTAGCGGAAAGTCATTCCATTGTGGTCATTGAACATGATATGGAATTTGTGCGACAGATTGCGCGAAAAGTTACTGTTTTACATCAAGGTTTGGTATTATGTGAAGGCACGATGGATGAAGTTCAAAATGATGCTCGTGTCATTGAAGTTTATCTAGGTCATGAATCCAGTTTATCTCCCCATCAACTTAAACTGCTTCGCGTTATTGCTGCGGTTGCCGATGCTGATGGCAAAATTTTGCCAATAGAAATGGAGATTATTCTCGATAAATTAAGTCAAGTTTTTGCAGACAATCCCCAAGAACAGACTAAACTACGGGAAGAACTGAAGGATTATCTTCTGCAAGGGGTTGACACCAATCTAGAAGTGATGATTGCTGAGATTACGGATCCAGAAGAACGTCAACTCATTTTAAGTCTAAGTCGCCAAATTTTGGGCAGTCATGATACTCAGGATCTAGAATGGACAGCCTATCAAACAATAGTGAAGGCTTTAAATGTCCCGCTAGAGGTACTGACAAAATTGGAGTCAGAGCTAGGAACAAGTTATTCTGCTTAA
- a CDS encoding ISAs1 family transposase, with translation MKLRPKYRLVEHFAEIDDPRIERTKRHKLIDILTIAILAVICGAEGWVAMESFGKAKHQWLKKILELPNGIPSDDTFARVFASLNPEQFQDCFLHWVKSIAEVSEGEVIAIDGKTLRHSYDNANGKGAIQMVSAWATANRLVLGQCKVESKSNEITAIPKLLKMLEVKGCIVTIDAMGTQTKIAQQIVGRGGDYVLALKGNQGNLCEDVEQLFAHAQSVNFVGIKHDFHQTIDKGHGRIEIRRCWTMEQTEFLLGGEKWAKLTSICMIKAERRLKDKTEYETRYYISSLPSNAQKLSQSVRSHWLIENSLHWVLDLAFNEDACRIRKDFAPENLAVLRHIALNLLTKENTLKLGIKNKRLRAGWDEDYLLKVLLG, from the coding sequence ATGAAACTCCGACCCAAATATAGACTGGTAGAACACTTTGCCGAAATAGATGACCCTCGCATCGAACGAACAAAACGGCATAAACTCATTGATATTCTAACGATTGCCATCTTAGCCGTCATTTGTGGAGCAGAAGGTTGGGTAGCCATGGAAAGTTTCGGCAAGGCTAAACATCAATGGCTAAAAAAAATTTTGGAATTGCCGAATGGCATCCCCTCCGACGATACGTTTGCGCGTGTATTTGCTAGTCTGAATCCAGAGCAATTTCAAGACTGTTTTCTGCATTGGGTCAAAAGTATAGCGGAGGTAAGTGAAGGAGAAGTGATAGCGATTGACGGCAAAACCCTTCGCCACTCCTATGACAATGCCAACGGAAAGGGCGCAATTCAGATGGTAAGTGCATGGGCAACAGCAAATCGTCTAGTACTAGGACAGTGCAAGGTGGAAAGCAAATCGAATGAAATCACGGCGATTCCTAAACTCCTGAAAATGCTAGAGGTCAAAGGTTGTATCGTAACGATTGATGCCATGGGAACTCAGACAAAGATTGCCCAACAGATAGTAGGGCGAGGGGGAGATTATGTTTTGGCATTGAAAGGCAATCAAGGTAATTTATGTGAGGATGTTGAACAATTATTTGCTCATGCTCAATCGGTTAATTTTGTGGGAATTAAGCATGATTTTCATCAAACAATAGACAAGGGACATGGACGGATTGAAATTCGCCGTTGCTGGACGATGGAACAAACAGAATTTTTGCTGGGTGGGGAGAAATGGGCAAAGTTGACGAGCATCTGTATGATTAAAGCGGAGAGACGATTGAAAGACAAAACAGAGTATGAGACTCGCTACTATATCAGTAGCCTGCCGAGTAATGCTCAAAAATTATCCCAATCTGTTCGTAGTCATTGGTTGATAGAAAACTCTTTACATTGGGTTCTAGACTTGGCCTTCAACGAGGATGCTTGTCGCATTCGTAAGGATTTTGCTCCTGAGAATTTAGCCGTCTTACGCCATATCGCTCTTAACTTGCTCACAAAGGAAAATACTCTGAAACTTGGTATCAAGAATAAACGGCTACGCGCTGGTTGGGACGAGGACTATCTCCTTAAGGTTTTACTCGGATAA
- a CDS encoding DUF1906 domain-containing protein, with the protein MTQLPGIVQGAPNKSLGFDADSVISQATAQQFASQGYKFCIRYLSLSEGEARGDLTYQEALGILQGGLALMPVQHVSAGRTHLKMIQIQEHYRGMDKGK; encoded by the coding sequence ATGACCCAATTACCAGGAATCGTCCAGGGCGCACCCAACAAATCTCTCGGTTTCGATGCCGACAGTGTTATTTCCCAAGCAACGGCCCAGCAATTTGCCAGTCAAGGTTACAAGTTTTGTATTCGCTATCTCTCTCTCAGTGAAGGGGAAGCTCGAGGCGATTTGACTTATCAAGAAGCTTTAGGCATTTTGCAGGGAGGCTTGGCTCTCATGCCCGTCCAACACGTTTCCGCAGGGCGAACGCACCTAAAAATGATACAGATACAAGAACATTATAGAGGGATGGATAAGGGAAAATAA
- the urtE gene encoding urea ABC transporter ATP-binding subunit UrtE: MLQISDLNVYYGESHILRNVDMTIPDRQMVCLIGRNGVGKTTLLKTIMGLLKPRTGKITYEGANINPKTTDNRARLGIGYVPQGRDVIPRLTVRENLLLGMEARPSGRPKNADIPDEIFDLFPVLKTMLSRMGGDLSGGQQQQLAIARALMGKPKLLLLDEPTEGIQPSIILEIEAAVRRIIEATGISVLLVEQHLHFVRQADRYYAMQKGGIVASGPTKELSQEVIQRFLAV, translated from the coding sequence ATGTTACAAATTTCTGATTTGAATGTTTATTACGGTGAAAGTCATATTTTACGAAATGTGGATATGACCATTCCTGATCGCCAGATGGTTTGTTTAATTGGTCGCAATGGAGTTGGTAAAACAACACTACTGAAAACGATTATGGGTTTACTGAAGCCTCGTACTGGAAAAATCACCTATGAAGGGGCAAATATTAATCCGAAAACCACTGATAATCGCGCCAGATTAGGGATTGGCTATGTTCCCCAGGGTCGTGATGTCATTCCCCGTTTAACGGTTCGGGAAAATTTATTATTAGGCATGGAAGCTAGACCCTCTGGTCGTCCTAAAAATGCGGATATTCCTGATGAAATTTTTGATCTGTTTCCGGTGCTCAAAACGATGTTATCTCGTATGGGGGGAGATCTCAGTGGGGGTCAACAACAACAATTGGCGATCGCCCGTGCCTTAATGGGAAAACCCAAATTATTACTTTTAGATGAACCCACCGAAGGCATTCAACCTTCCATTATTTTAGAAATTGAGGCGGCTGTTCGTCGTATCATTGAAGCCACCGGCATTTCCGTTCTTTTAGTCGAACAACATTTGCACTTTGTCCGTCAAGCCGATCGCTACTATGCCATGCAAAAGGGTGGAATTGTGGCATCAGGCCCGACCAAAGAATTAAGCCAAGAGGTTATTCAACGCTTTTTAGCCGTTTGA
- a CDS encoding DUF6399 domain-containing protein, giving the protein MCSKFQRTSSAVEGRNGYLSALHHANRGFTEQTLTVLTIIPNFDLQRHDGTTAAQRLFGKPFPNLFASILLTMGDLPRPRHSRKPRKSTTITLTTVPS; this is encoded by the coding sequence ATATGTTCCAAGTTTCAGCGCACTTCTTCCGCCGTCGAGGGGCGTAACGGCTATTTATCCGCCCTTCACCATGCCAATCGTGGCTTCACTGAACAGACCTTAACCGTTCTCACCATCATCCCTAATTTTGATCTTCAACGTCACGATGGCACTACTGCTGCCCAACGTCTTTTTGGTAAGCCCTTCCCAAACTTGTTTGCCTCGATTCTTTTAACTATGGGTGACTTACCTCGACCCAGACACTCACGAAAACCTCGGAAGTCCACAACCATTACCCTAACTACTGTCCCTTCTTAA
- a CDS encoding Ig-like domain-containing protein, translating into MLSSKLITEPIDKAALTLIGALSVVMAGLVWGNLACRDQDHCWLENRPKVIDFSWQDRQLGAADKAFILTFDRPMDHQTVEKNLVIHPPLAGKFSWAGRKLAYTLDAPIAYGEKYQVQLTDAKEHFYGSPTDGKTMQSFIGEFRSRDRAFAYIGTEGIEQGRLIYYNLTQQKKLLLTPSHLTVVDFKFNGKGDRVIFSAADKTLGFEGLRQLKLYSLELNPEQLSQSIPEPTLVLDNKDYQNNQFDIAADGKTIVVQRLNRQNPADFDLWMLKEDEQPTPLKVMGGDFKIAPDSQSLAVARGEGIGILPLQADAKPLDFLPKFGQLLNFSPDGTAAALINYNTDSSQKRYQRSLFYVNNRGVQKELLNTNGSIINCQFTGNNRQLYCLLTELLAGPNYQERPYFAKIDLQSQKVTPLVALPEYRDTKVSLSPDSLALLFDQVLVNRGNQINSSLSTDSGESVVSGKLWLLIPPPEGSQKQPDLKELPLPGIRPQWAP; encoded by the coding sequence ATGCTAAGCTCAAAACTAATTACTGAACCCATTGATAAAGCGGCTCTGACGTTAATCGGTGCGTTAAGTGTCGTCATGGCAGGGTTAGTCTGGGGAAATTTAGCTTGTCGTGACCAAGATCATTGTTGGTTAGAAAATCGTCCTAAGGTGATCGACTTTAGCTGGCAAGATCGACAATTAGGGGCAGCCGATAAAGCTTTTATTCTGACCTTTGATCGGCCCATGGATCACCAAACGGTAGAAAAAAATTTGGTCATTCATCCTCCCCTAGCAGGAAAATTTAGTTGGGCTGGCCGTAAATTGGCCTATACCTTAGATGCTCCGATCGCCTACGGTGAAAAATATCAAGTACAATTGACTGATGCGAAAGAGCATTTTTATGGTAGTCCCACCGATGGGAAAACCATGCAATCTTTCATTGGAGAATTTCGGAGCCGAGATCGCGCCTTTGCCTATATTGGTACAGAAGGCATTGAGCAAGGTCGGCTAATTTATTATAATTTAACCCAACAAAAAAAGCTATTATTAACCCCTAGTCATTTAACTGTCGTCGATTTTAAATTCAATGGCAAGGGCGATCGAGTTATATTTTCTGCGGCTGATAAAACACTCGGATTTGAAGGTTTGCGCCAATTAAAACTCTACAGTTTAGAGCTTAATCCCGAACAACTTTCCCAGTCTATCCCTGAACCAACTTTGGTTTTAGACAATAAAGATTATCAAAATAATCAATTTGATATTGCGGCTGATGGCAAAACCATTGTTGTACAACGGCTTAATCGTCAGAATCCGGCAGATTTTGATCTTTGGATGCTCAAAGAAGATGAACAACCCACACCCTTAAAAGTGATGGGAGGTGATTTTAAAATTGCGCCGGATAGTCAAAGTTTAGCGGTTGCTAGGGGAGAAGGGATTGGTATTTTACCCCTGCAAGCTGATGCTAAACCGCTCGATTTTTTACCTAAGTTTGGTCAATTACTTAATTTTTCTCCCGATGGCACGGCGGCAGCTTTGATTAATTACAATACCGATAGTTCTCAGAAACGCTACCAGCGATCGCTATTTTATGTCAATAATCGTGGTGTCCAAAAAGAATTATTAAATACTAACGGCTCTATTATTAATTGTCAGTTTACAGGGAACAATCGTCAACTCTATTGCTTACTGACGGAATTATTGGCAGGGCCAAATTATCAAGAGCGACCCTATTTCGCTAAAATCGATCTTCAAAGCCAAAAAGTCACCCCCTTAGTGGCTTTACCAGAGTATCGAGACACTAAAGTTAGTTTATCCCCAGATAGTTTGGCTTTATTATTTGATCAGGTTTTAGTCAATCGAGGCAATCAAATTAACAGTAGTTTAAGTACGGACTCAGGAGAATCAGTGGTGAGTGGTAAATTATGGCTCTTAATTCCACCACCAGAAGGAAGTCAGAAACAACCCGATCTGAAAGAGTTGCCCTTACCTGGTATTCGTCCGCAATGGGCCCCATAA
- a CDS encoding alpha/beta hydrolase-fold protein encodes MQRLVELGILDAVGVKLYLHHLHHPAGDQFYAFLSEELHPRLVETYRIETHTAGLFGYSYGGLFATYVALRRSPLFHRIGVGSPGISPQKSKIFELYQAELNNVTDHTNRWLHLTVCQSELMNRSYYYQLVGQGTAALLQLLRQSPLRGLEFSSQIIEQESHATGFMPSWFSFLRTCYAAE; translated from the coding sequence ATGCAACGTCTGGTGGAACTCGGTATTTTGGACGCTGTGGGTGTGAAACTCTACCTTCACCATCTCCATCATCCAGCGGGCGATCAGTTTTATGCTTTTCTGAGTGAGGAACTGCATCCGCGTCTAGTAGAAACCTATCGAATCGAAACCCACACCGCAGGATTATTTGGCTACTCCTATGGCGGACTTTTCGCTACCTATGTGGCTCTTCGGCGATCGCCTCTGTTCCATCGGATTGGGGTCGGCAGTCCTGGAATCTCGCCCCAGAAATCTAAAATCTTTGAGTTATATCAAGCTGAACTGAACAATGTTACTGATCATACAAACCGATGGCTTCATCTAACCGTTTGTCAATCAGAGTTGATGAACCGCTCCTATTACTACCAATTAGTCGGACAGGGAACGGCAGCGTTACTGCAACTCTTGCGTCAATCGCCCCTTAGAGGGCTGGAGTTTTCCAGTCAGATTATCGAACAGGAATCTCATGCTACGGGCTTTATGCCGTCCTGGTTTAGTTTTCTCCGAACTTGCTATGCCGCCGAGTAA
- a CDS encoding AAA-like domain-containing protein has translation MTFTWEQAKQMIEEAIFAHFGESLKEIQLNLLQDSWDGLNYQQISQKHHLSVNYLRGDVGPKLWHKLSIVLKKDVTKTNFKSVLEQIHQNQFQIESSSFSIASIPLTDFPFPEGSVPPNSPFYQERGIESFCYQVIRQPGALLQVRSPQRMGKTSLLKKILDQAKLESYQTLYLDLWRVEPPILVNWHHFLQWFCFTLAKELHLEDPLFSDWDTSIWSSSDHCKNYFENYILPSLEEPLVLALDDLDQIFLKEEMIHFFLRMIRSWHEEAKSSSSWQKLRLVIAYSTATIRFWQIDPTLLSQGVLVELGDFHKQQIENLVRIHQLSFSDEKINSLMAMLGGHPYLIRMALYQLKTTALSLEDFLQEISISGGIYHHYLDQQIQIIKDYPELSMAFKRILAADHPILLNQAIAYRLWSLGLVKKQGHKVMIKYHLYHHYFKNLSYFIPAMT, from the coding sequence TTGACCTTTACTTGGGAACAGGCAAAGCAAATGATAGAAGAAGCTATTTTTGCCCATTTTGGTGAATCATTAAAGGAAATTCAATTAAACCTATTACAGGATAGTTGGGATGGCTTAAACTATCAGCAAATCTCTCAAAAACACCATCTTTCTGTTAATTATTTGCGGGGAGATGTTGGGCCAAAGTTATGGCATAAATTGTCAATAGTACTCAAAAAAGACGTTACGAAGACTAATTTTAAAAGTGTCTTAGAACAAATTCATCAAAATCAATTTCAGATAGAAAGTTCTTCTTTCTCAATCGCATCCATCCCATTAACTGATTTTCCCTTTCCTGAAGGTTCTGTTCCGCCCAATTCTCCCTTTTATCAGGAACGTGGAATTGAATCCTTTTGTTATCAGGTTATTCGTCAACCTGGAGCCTTATTACAAGTGCGATCGCCGCAACGGATGGGCAAAACTTCTTTATTAAAAAAAATTCTTGATCAGGCTAAATTAGAATCCTATCAAACCTTATATTTAGATTTGTGGCGTGTTGAACCGCCTATTTTAGTTAACTGGCATCATTTTTTGCAGTGGTTCTGTTTCACCTTAGCCAAAGAATTGCATTTAGAAGATCCTCTATTTTCTGATTGGGATACCAGTATTTGGAGTAGTAGTGATCATTGCAAAAATTACTTTGAAAATTATATTTTACCCAGTTTAGAAGAACCGTTAGTTTTAGCCTTAGATGATTTAGATCAAATTTTCTTAAAAGAAGAAATGATTCATTTTTTTTTAAGGATGATACGAAGTTGGCATGAGGAAGCTAAATCATCAAGCTCTTGGCAGAAATTACGTTTAGTCATTGCTTATTCAACGGCAACGATTCGCTTTTGGCAGATTGATCCTACCCTCTTAAGCCAAGGAGTATTAGTAGAATTAGGGGATTTTCACAAACAACAGATTGAGAATTTAGTTAGGATTCATCAATTATCATTCTCTGACGAAAAAATTAATAGTTTAATGGCAATGCTAGGAGGGCATCCCTATCTCATTAGAATGGCTTTATACCAACTCAAAACTACCGCTCTGAGTTTAGAAGACTTTCTGCAAGAAATTTCTATTTCAGGTGGGATTTATCATCATTATCTGGATCAACAAATACAGATAATCAAGGACTACCCTGAACTGTCGATGGCTTTTAAAAGAATTCTGGCAGCCGATCACCCTATATTACTCAATCAGGCGATCGCCTATCGGTTATGGAGTTTAGGACTAGTTAAAAAACAAGGCCATAAGGTAATGATAAAATATCATTTATATCATCATTATTTTAAGAATCTCAGTTATTTTATCCCGGCCATGACTTAG
- a CDS encoding sigma-70 family RNA polymerase sigma factor, producing the protein MLLFEFGIAAYQKFSRHFERIYCIKAWLRQLLFHLYLDQYRKTHSSPLFTELLEDNVTNDRFLSPLSAVLKQELEEKFQQSVLHLPPTLYRSFYLRFYEKQSYTDIARSQSISVCNARKRVQLARTKLKQELKAYLCDEM; encoded by the coding sequence ATGTTACTGTTTGAATTTGGAATTGCTGCTTACCAAAAGTTTTCTCGTCACTTTGAACGCATTTATTGTATTAAAGCCTGGTTGCGACAGTTACTATTTCATCTTTATTTAGACCAGTATCGCAAAACTCATTCTTCTCCACTTTTCACGGAATTACTGGAGGATAATGTGACGAATGACCGGTTTTTATCTCCCCTATCTGCTGTCCTTAAACAAGAGCTAGAAGAAAAATTTCAGCAATCTGTCCTTCATTTACCTCCAACGCTCTATCGATCTTTTTATTTACGTTTCTACGAAAAACAATCCTATACCGATATTGCGCGATCGCAGTCTATCTCGGTTTGTAATGCACGGAAACGGGTGCAGTTGGCGCGGACAAAACTGAAACAGGAGCTTAAAGCCTATCTATGTGACGAAATGTAA